A genomic segment from Gemmatimonadota bacterium encodes:
- a CDS encoding thiamine pyrophosphate-requiring protein yields the protein MNVAQAVAHVLKKEGVEYLFAYPVNPLIESAAELDIRTVIVRQERIGLHMADAMSRLTSGRNIGVFCMQSGPGTENAYGGVAQAFGESVPIVVLPMGYRRKVAQLSPNFHAYLNFQHITKSCEYLVLPETVSEVMRRAFTQVRNGRPGPALVEFPTDLLGEEVPGPFDYRPTPSVRVGPDPDAMRDAAEALVAAERPVIYAGQGVHYAEAWSELKQLAELLEAPVTTSLDGKSAFPENHPLSLGNGGRSMPEPVHVFVQNADVIFGIGCSFTRTNFGLTMPEGKTYIHATLDPGDINKDVACHYPIVGDAALTLRALIDEVSDRLKNKPRGRYEGIVTEIQAIRQRWINAWMPKLKDASTPFSPYRVISDMIDTVDIDRTIITHDAGSPRDQLTPFWPSTTPLSYIGWGKTTQLGYGLGLAMGAKLVHPDRLCINVWGDAAIGFTGMDFETAVRERIPILSVLFNNHSMAIEIPVMPTSQAKYGATDISGNYALMAEAFGGYGERVESPDEIIPALKRGIRKTEEGVPALLEFMTSKEIDFSFF from the coding sequence ATGAACGTTGCGCAGGCCGTTGCCCACGTATTGAAGAAGGAAGGCGTCGAATACCTCTTCGCGTACCCGGTCAATCCACTGATCGAAAGCGCCGCGGAACTGGACATCCGCACGGTGATCGTCCGCCAGGAACGGATCGGCCTCCACATGGCCGATGCGATGAGCCGGTTGACTTCCGGCCGCAATATCGGCGTGTTCTGCATGCAGAGCGGGCCGGGCACGGAGAACGCCTACGGCGGCGTGGCGCAGGCCTTCGGGGAATCCGTGCCCATCGTGGTGCTCCCCATGGGGTACCGGAGGAAGGTCGCACAGTTGTCACCGAATTTCCACGCCTATCTCAACTTCCAGCACATCACCAAGTCCTGCGAATACCTGGTGCTCCCCGAGACCGTATCGGAGGTCATGAGGCGGGCCTTCACCCAGGTAAGGAACGGGCGGCCCGGCCCGGCGCTGGTGGAGTTCCCGACCGACCTGCTCGGTGAAGAGGTGCCCGGGCCCTTCGACTACCGGCCGACGCCGTCCGTGCGCGTCGGACCCGATCCGGACGCGATGCGCGACGCCGCCGAGGCCCTGGTCGCGGCGGAGCGGCCGGTCATCTACGCCGGACAGGGGGTGCACTACGCGGAGGCGTGGTCCGAACTGAAACAGCTGGCCGAGCTGCTCGAGGCGCCGGTCACCACCAGCCTGGACGGCAAGAGCGCCTTCCCCGAAAACCACCCGCTTTCCCTGGGGAACGGGGGCCGGTCGATGCCGGAGCCTGTGCACGTCTTCGTACAGAACGCCGACGTGATCTTCGGCATCGGGTGCAGCTTCACCCGGACGAATTTCGGCCTGACCATGCCGGAGGGAAAGACCTACATCCACGCCACGCTGGATCCCGGCGACATCAACAAGGACGTGGCGTGCCACTATCCGATCGTGGGCGATGCCGCGCTCACCCTCCGGGCCCTCATCGACGAGGTTTCGGACCGGTTGAAAAACAAGCCGCGGGGCCGGTACGAAGGGATCGTGACCGAAATTCAGGCGATAAGACAGCGCTGGATAAACGCCTGGATGCCGAAACTAAAGGATGCCTCCACGCCTTTCTCCCCTTACCGGGTCATCAGCGACATGATCGACACCGTCGACATCGACCGGACCATCATCACCCACGACGCGGGCAGTCCACGGGACCAGTTGACCCCCTTCTGGCCCTCGACCACGCCCCTGAGCTACATCGGCTGGGGCAAGACCACCCAACTCGGCTACGGACTCGGGCTGGCCATGGGCGCGAAGCTGGTCCACCCGGACCGGCTCTGCATCAACGTGTGGGGCGACGCGGCCATCGGGTTCACGGGCATGGATTTCGAGACGGCCGTGCGCGAGCGCATCCCCATCCTCTCCGTGCTGTTCAACAACCACTCCATGGCCATCGAGATTCCCGTCATGCCTACGTCGCAGGCGAAGTACGGGGCGACCGATATTTCGGGGAACTATGCCCTGATGGCGGAGGCCTTCGGCGGCTACGGGGAGCGGGTCGAGTCTCCCGACGAGATCATCCCGGCGCTGAAGCGGGGGATCAGAAAGACGGAGGAAGGCGTGCCGGCGCTGCTGGAGTTCATGACCAGCAAGGAAATCGACTTCTCGTTCTTCTAA
- a CDS encoding threonine/serine dehydratase → PTHPTLDDILKARRFLDQHLSPTPMYRSAGFSETLGLELHVKYENFQPIRSFKVRGGLYTMSLLDLAQCARGVTTASTGNHGQGIAYGGGVMGIPVKVVVPHGTPEVKSDAIRRLGAELVVHGETIADGFARSREIAEETGMVYIEDGEDFGLMAGAGTIGLEIMEDLPDVDTVVLPVGGGNLIAGVGTAIKATHPDVRLIGVQASNAPSVYRSWQEGRTVTTATCDTFAGGLATTYPGGLAFDVLRDRVDEMHLVSEEEMKRAIPVVLEHTGFIAEGAAAAVFALCMREAAAWRGRRVASLFSGGNLGMDGVREMVQNLKE, encoded by the coding sequence TGCCCACCCACCCCACGCTGGACGACATTTTAAAGGCACGCCGATTCCTCGACCAACACCTGTCTCCGACGCCCATGTACCGGTCCGCGGGGTTCAGCGAAACGCTAGGGTTGGAACTCCACGTAAAATACGAGAATTTCCAACCCATCCGCTCCTTCAAGGTGAGGGGCGGACTGTACACCATGTCCTTGCTCGACCTGGCGCAGTGCGCCAGGGGGGTAACCACGGCGTCCACCGGCAACCATGGCCAGGGCATCGCTTACGGCGGCGGCGTGATGGGGATCCCCGTCAAGGTGGTCGTGCCTCACGGAACGCCCGAGGTGAAGAGCGACGCCATCCGCCGCCTCGGCGCCGAGTTGGTCGTCCACGGCGAGACGATCGCCGACGGGTTCGCACGGTCTCGGGAAATCGCCGAAGAGACCGGCATGGTGTACATCGAAGACGGGGAGGACTTCGGCCTCATGGCGGGCGCGGGCACCATCGGCCTGGAAATCATGGAGGACCTGCCGGACGTGGACACGGTGGTGCTACCCGTGGGCGGCGGAAACCTGATCGCGGGCGTGGGCACGGCCATCAAGGCCACCCATCCGGACGTTCGTCTCATCGGCGTCCAGGCGTCCAACGCGCCTTCGGTCTACCGGTCCTGGCAGGAAGGCCGGACCGTGACCACCGCGACCTGCGACACCTTCGCCGGGGGACTGGCGACGACCTACCCGGGCGGCCTGGCCTTCGATGTCCTTAGAGACCGGGTCGACGAAATGCATCTCGTCTCCGAGGAAGAGATGAAGCGGGCGATCCCCGTCGTCCTCGAACACACGGGGTTCATCGCGGAAGGCGCGGCCGCGGCGGTATTCGCCCTGTGCATGCGCGAGGCGGCGGCGTGGCGGGGCCGGCGCGTCGCCTCGCTGTTCAGCGGCGGCAATTTAGGGATGGACGGCGTGCGCGAGATGGTCCAAAACCTGAAAGAATAG